Sequence from the Methanobacterium alkalithermotolerans genome:
AGAGGTGATGGGGTGCTAGAAGTAGAAGTAAAGGCCCGAATAGACGATTTTGAAGGCATCAGAAAAAAATTGATAAGTATGGGGGCTAAAAATAAAGGTATACAACGGCAGGATGATACTTACTTCAATGCTCCTCATAGGGATTTTGCTAAAACCGATGAAGCGTTACGGATTCGTAAAATACCTTCTGATGATGGCATGAAAGTATACATGACTTATAAAGGTTCGAAAATGGATGATTTAAGCAAAACCCGGCTTGAAGTGGAAGTAATGGTAGAGGATTCAATTAAAACTGCCAAGATATTTGAATGCCTGGGCTTCAAGGGAGAAAAAAAAGTAACCAAAGATAGGGAAGTATACCATTTAAAGGACATGATAATAAGCCTGGATACCATCCATAATTTAGGCCAATTTATTGAAATTGAAAAGGAAATTCCAGAAGGAGATGACTATGAAAAAGTCAGGGATGAAATTTTCCAGATATACGAAAAATTAGGTGTATCTGAAGGATTTGAGCGTAAATCATACCTTGAACTTTTAGATTTGTAGTTTAAAGATTTAAAGATTAATTTATTATTAAATTAGCTTTAAAAGCATATAATCTAATAAATAACTAAATATCCTGGATTAAAAAAAATTTTAATTAACGTCCTATTTTCTAATTAAACTTTAAAATATACAGCTTTTATGATACTCCAACCGGAAGATAACTGCAGTGATAATGTTTATAGTGCCTGATAAAGAAATTAGGAAATTAATTAAATTAAATTTCATAATATGTAACAATGTATACGCCAGGATAATGCTGGATTATTATTCAAATCAAATTCTTATAAAAAGAATATAAAAATTAAGGTGGGAAACACTTGAAATATTACGTTAGTCCTTTTAATAAGGAAGCTAAACTTAAATTTCCAAAAAATATCACTATATACGATACTACTCTTAGAGATGGAGAACAAACTCCCGGAGTTTGTTTGGGGACCCCTGAAAAATTAGAAATAGCCAAAAAATTAGATGAATTAGGAATTCATCAAATAGAAGCAGGTTTTCCAGTAGTATCCCAACAGGAAAAAAATTCAGTGCGCAGCATAGTAAATGAAAATCTGGATGCAGAAATACTGGTTTTGTCCCGTACCAAAAAAGAAGATATAGATGTGGCTATTGATTGCGGGGTGGATGGGGTAATAACCTTTATGGGAACTTCTGATTTGCATTTAGAACATAAATTGAAGCTCACCAGGGAACAGGCACTTAATGTATGTATGAAATCCATTGAATATGCCAAAGATCATGGGATATTTGTTGCATTTTCAGCTGAAGATGCCACCCGTACTGACCTTGATTTCTTAAAAAGAATTTATAAAAAAGCAGAAGAATATGGAGTGGATCGTATACATATTGCTGATACCGTGGGGGCTATTAATCCTCAGGGTATGGATTTTTTAATTAAAGAGCTAAGATCCCACTTAAAAACAGACATTGCATTGCACTGCCATAATGATTTTGGTATGGCCCTTTCTAACTGCATATCTGGACTTCTAGCTGGAGCAAACGCTATTTCTACTACTATGAATGGAATTGGGGAAAGAGCAGGGAATACTTCCTTAGAAGAAATGGTAATGGCCCTTAAGATAATGTATGGTGTGGATCTGGGATTCAATATAAAAGTCTTTTACGAACTTTCCCGTCTGGTAGAAAAGCATACCAAAATGGTGGTACCTCATAATAAGCCAATTGTAGGTCGAAATGTTTTCAGACATGAATCCGGCATTCATGTGGATGCCGTGATTGAGGAACCACTAACTTATGAACCTTTTTTACCGGAATTAATTGGCCATCATCGCCGAATAGTTCTGGGCAAACATTCCGGTTGCAGGGCGGTCAAGGCCAAATTGGAAGCATGTGGAATTGAAGTTTCAAAGGATGAACTATGTAAAATAGTGGAAGAAGTAAAAAAAAGTAGAGAAGAAGGCAGATATATAAATGATAAGCTCTTCAATCAAATTGTGAAGACGGTAAGGGGCCCTGTAGATTTATAATGATTAATTACCTTTTCAGGTATTTTAAATACTAAATTTTTATATAATTCCAAATTCTGGATTAGCCTGATTTGATAACGAGGAATAGAAATGAATATCACAGAAAAAATTTTAGCCAGGGCTGCAGGCAAAAAGGAAGTTTCTCCGGGAGAAATAATAGAAGCAGATATAGACCTGGCCATGACTCATGATGGAACTTCACCCCCTACCATTAAAACTTTTAATAAAATAGCAGAAAAAGTATGGGACCCTCAAAAAATAGTAATAGTGTACGATCATAATCTACCTGCTAATAATATAGGCTCTGCCGAATTTCAGCGCATAACTCGACTTTTTGCTCGGGATCAGAATATAACCAATTTTTATAATCATGGGGAAGGAATATGTCACCATGTTTTACCTGAAAAAGGCTTTGTAGAACCTGGAAAGGTAATTGTAGGGGCTGATTCTCATACCTGTACTTATGGGGCTTTTGGAGCATTTGCAACAGGTATGGGGGCAACTGATATGGCCCTGGTTTATGCAACAGGAAAAACATGGTTCATGGTTCCGGAATCTTATCGTCTGGAAATAAATGGATCTCTGAATTACCATACCACACCTAAAGATGTCATATTGAAGATAATTGGAGATATGGGGGTAGATGGTGCCACCTATAAATCAGTTGAATTTTGTGGAGAAACAATTGAGAGCATGGATGTTGCCGGCAGAATGACTATATGCAATATGGCAGTGGAAATGGGGGCCAAAAATGGCATAATGGAACCTAATAAACCCACTTTAGAATTCTTAAACGAAAGGATTTCCCACAAATTTCAGATTTATACCAGTGATCGTGATTATGAATATGAAAAAGAATACTATCTGGATGTAAATTCCATGGAACCTCAGATTGCTTGTCCCCATGATGTGGATAATGTTAAACCTTTAAATAATGTTAAAGGGACCCATATTGATCAGGCTTTTTTAGGGTCATGCACTAATGGCCGCTTGGAAGACCTGAAACAAGCTGCAGACATATTAAAAGGTAAAAGGGTCCATGATGATGTCAGGATGGTTGTAGTCCCTGCGTCAGCAGAGATATATAATCTTGCAATTCAAAAAGGAATAATAAGCATTTTCATAGAATCTGGAGCCATAGTTTGCAATCCGGGTTGTGGGCCGTGTTTAGGGGCTCATATGGGTGTTTTAGCCCCCGGAGAAGTAAGCATATCCACCACCAACCGTAACTTCAAGGGACGTATGGGTGACCCTGAATCAGAAGTTTACCTGGCAAATCCGGCGGTGGTTGCCTCTTCGGCAATCCAGGGGGAAATATCTGATCCTTCAGATTTTATTAAATAAAACACCTTTATTACATCCTGGATACCATCAAATTCAGGTTTTCTTTATTAAAGGGGGAAGTTAATGGATGTTAATGTAATGGACGAAGTTAATCGGCTGGAAAAAATTATGGGCACATTGTCCAATACTCAAAAGATTCTTTTGTCTACAGATGGTTCGGTAACCACTATTCTGGATGTTTTGACCGGTGGAAGAGTCAATATAAAAACACTAACTCAGGAATTCATACCTGCAGACCATAAAATATCCCGGGAGCTGGCTATTCCTCAGGGGGATACAGTTAACTATAGGGTGGTGGTTATTGGCCATGAGGATCCATTAATCCATGCCATATCATATATTCCCCTAAATAGGATTGATAATGATTTTAAAGAGGACATTATACGGGCAGATATCCCTATTGGAAGAATTTTAAAGAAACATCAAGTAGAATCCCGCCGTGAAATCAAATCAGTGAAACTGGAAGAACCTTCTGCGGATTTAAAAACAATTTTCAATACAAATTCCATGATGCTCACCCGAACCTATAATATCATTCATAATGATGAAATCCTCATTAGAATCAAAGAAACGTTTCCAGTAACTCTTTTTGATAAATAATCTGGTGTTTGCTATGGGAGTAAAATTTAAAGATATTATTTCTGCGGAAAAAATTATCATTAAAGATTTAGATGGTAAAATAGTGGCTATTGATGCTGCTAATAGTTTATACCAATTTTTATCCAGCATACGACAAAGAGATGGCACTCCTCTCATGGATGAGAGTGGAAGAGTAACTTCTCACTTAAGTGGAATACTTTACCGGACTTCTGCCCTGGTGGAAAAAGGTATAAAACCGGCATTTATTTTTGATGGAGTTTCTCACCAGCTCAAAGGAGACACTATTAGTAAAAGGATTGAAGTTCGGCGAGAATCAGAACAAAAATGGAAAAATGCTTTGGAAAAAGGCGAAATTGAAGAAGCCCGTAAATTTGCTGTTAGATCATCAAGAATGTCCCCTGAAATAGTTAAAAGTTCAAAGAAACTCTTAAATTTAATGGGAATTCCTTTTATCCAGGCTATTAGTGAAGGTGAAGCTCAAGCATCTTATATGGTTCAAAAAGGAGATGCATGGGCAGTTGCTTCTCAGGATTATGATTGTTTATTGTTTGGAGCCCCTCGTATAGTGAGAAATCTTACCATCAGTGGCAATTTAGCAGACCCTGAGCTTTTAAAACTGGATAATATCCTTAAAAATCTAAAAATATCCAGGGAACAACTCATAGACGTTGCTTTACTTGTTGGAACTGATTTTAATTCAGGTATAAAGGGTATAGGTGCTAAAAAAGGTATTAAAATAATAAAGAGCAATGAAAGTCTCTTAAATGCTATTGAAAATTTAAACCTGGATCTGGAATCAGACCCTCACATATTAAGGGACATTTTTTTAAAGCCAGAACTTAAGGATGATTATGAATTGAAATGGCATGCTCCTGATGAAGAAGGGGTAATTGATTTTTTATGTGGAGAACATAGTTTTTCAGAAGAAAGAGTCGCAGGGGCCCTTAAAAAATTAAAAAATCTGGATAGTACTCAAAAGAGTCTGGAAGACTGGTTTTAATAACTTTAAATCATTTATTATTCCTATTTTTTATTATTTATATGGATAAGATCCCGGGCATTTTCATAAAAATCGTGTTCTTGGAGGTACTCCCTGAATCGATTATAAGTGGGGTGGCTACCTAAGGTAGAAAAATCTCCTAGAATGATTAATTTTCTTTTTGCCCGTGTTAAACTCACATTAAACCTCCTCAAATCCTTTAAAAATCCTATTTCTCTTTTTTCATTGCTTCTGACCAGAGATATTATAATTATTTCTTTTTCCCGGCCCTGAAATCCATCAACAGTGTGCACCTCTGCAGGAGTGCGAGGATTGATTAGCTTTACCTGGTTATCATAGGGACTAATAATGCCCACCGCTTCGGATTTTATACCACTTTTTATCATGATATTTGCGATAATAATGGTTATATCGGCTTCTATAATATTTTTTATGGAGGTTGAGCCAGGGGATCGCTTTTCTTGATGATGAGGTAGACTGCAGGTATCTAAAAATAACAAAGGTTGTGGACTTAAAATCTTTTTTATTAAATCCTCAAATTTTTTATTCACAGATGTATTCTCTTCTGGATTTTTTAATCCCAGATCAGCCATATTAATTTTTTCCACTTTTTTTGAGGCCTTAATTTCATTTTCATAAAATTCCTGATTAGGGAATTGCATTAACACCGGATTCATCCGGTACTGAATATTTAACATACGTGATTTTTCAGGATAAATTCTAATTAACTCCTCAAAAAGAGTTTTTTCTAAGGGCTTGCATTGCGGGTTTAATATGGTGGGTGGTAGCTGGCGATGATCTCCCGCTAAAATAAATCTTCTAGCTTTAGAAATGGGTATGAGGATGCTGGGTATGGTGCTTTGTGATGCTTCATCCACCACCACCACCTGAAACTTAATACCCTTTAGATAATCAAGTGCAGCAGACGAATTGGTACATAAAACCACTTCACTTTTTTTAATAATGTCGGCTACTATATTTGATTCTATCTTTCGAAGTTTAAGATGGTACTCATCCACCTTTTTATTTAACTCTATCCATCGGGCCATGGATATTATCACATTAGGGGATATTCCTCTAATACCTCTTCTTTTAACGGCATTTAACATTATTTGGGTATCACTAAGACCTCTTTTTAATCCAGGGGAAGGTTTATGGTTTTGGTCCCTTTTAGATATTATTTTTTCAATTTCTTTTTCTATTTCCTTTATTTTAGAGCGCTGAGGATGATTTTCAACTTTATAGGCCAGTGTTTTTTCTATATTTTTACGGGATACTCTTTGGGGATGGCCCAGGCGCACAGAATTTATATCATCCCCTAAACCTTCAACCAGATTATCCACTGCAGTATTGCTTTCTGCGGTAGCCAGAACTTTATGGCCTCTTTTTATTTCTTGAACAATTATTTCTTGCAGTGTTCTGGTTTTACCTGTTCCAAAAGGCCCGTGTATTAAAAAAAAATCATCACTGTTCATTGCCATAGAAATAGCTGTTTTTTGAGAGGCATTAAGATTTTTATCAATATCTAATGATTTTGATGATTCAGGTACTTCCCGGGAATAAGATTTTATGGGATTCAAGAAAAATTGCAGGGCTTTTTTAGTGGGAAGATTCAACTTTTCCAGATTTTCTATCATTCTCCGGAAAGTTATATCATTAACATATAAATCAACCCTTATTTCTTTTAAAGCCCACCGGGGGACTTTTTCCAGGGCCACTATTATAAAACGGTTTCCCTTTTCAGTTACAGTTCCGGTGAGTTTACTTTTAGCAGGATCTCCCTTACTTATAAGAACCAGATCCCCGGCATTTATTTCAGTTTTGAATTGAGATTTCCTGCCATATTTTACCAGATTAAAACCTAATTCCTTTCCGGTTATCTTTCCATTAAGGTGGTTTATAGCCCGGCCCACCTTTTCTCTTTTTAGGGGAGAGAGATATTTAATCTCCCTTAACATGGCATTTATTTCTGCTTTTTTTTCTAATTCCACCAGATTAATCAGCTGCTTTATGTAATTATCAATACTAATTTTTCCCACTCCAATTAAAAAAAATCAGGTTATAAATTAAAAAGGAGGGTATTCTCCAAAAAAAGCACGAGCATATTCCCGGGCTTTTTCTACCTGCAGCGGATACTTTTTACTCATTTTTTTTTCCAGATTTTTCCGGGTACTGGAAGCGGCCAGGGTTTTTAAAAGTTTTGTATACAATTCCAGTGATAAATCGGGATGAGGTGCAGGTTCTAAATCCATATAATTATTTTCTTTATGAATACAGGGCATTTCCAGGGTTAAACAAACATCTTCTCTTTTAAATAAACTGGTGCGTATATGAGGTGAGACCGAACCAATAAGCACTCTTTTTTCCAGCTCTATTAAGGGGGGAACCCCTATCCTTTTTTGACGTTGTAGATCTGTTAATCTATTATAACTATCCGGCCGGTAACAATGGGGTTCCACATACACTTCAGGTTTATAATGGTGTATCAGTTCCACTATATATTTCCCTAAGGGAGTATGGTAGTATCCTTTATCCAGGGTGGAAATGTATTTAGTTGCATCACAATTGTATATTATCAGTTTTCCCTTTTTAACATCAGAACTCTGAATTTTTTTTAAGGCATGGATTGTGGTTAAACCTTCCCTACCATGCACACCACCTACAAAAAGCCGGACAGGACCTTCTCCTTTATCAATAAGGCGGAAAAAACTCATTATAACTCCATATATGCTTTTATTTTAAAAGAAGAAATTCAGGTTCCTTCATCCCAATTATTTAGATATTCTATTTGGCGGGAACTCAACTCATCAATTTCCAATCCCATGGCTTTAAGTTTTAGCTGGGCTATATGGAAGTCAATTTCATCTGGAGCTCTTAATACTCCGGGATCCACTTTCTCATCTAACAAGTATTTTGCAGAAAGAGCCTGCATGGAGAAACTAAGATCCATGATTTCTGCAGGGTGTCCCTGGGCTTTTTCAGTAGCTAAATTAACCAGACGACCTTCAGCCATTAGATAAAATCTTCTTCCATCCTTCATTAAAAACTCTTCAATATCTTCTTTAACTTTTGTATGGGACTGGCAAATTTCCACCAGATGGTCCCGATTGATTTCCACATTGAAGTGCCCGGAATTAGCCATGATACAACCGTCTTTCATATTCTGGAAATCTTCTCCCGAGACCACATCAATATTTCCAGTAGCAGTAATCAGGATATTCGCATGTTTAACTGCTTCTAAAACTTTCATTACTCTGAATCCATCCATCTTTGCTTCCAGTGCCCTTATAGGATCAATTTCAGTTACTATTACATTTGCTCCCAGACCTGAGGCGCGCATGGCAATTCCACGACCACACCATCCATATCCGCAAACTACGGCAGTTTTACCTGCAATAAGCATGTTGGTAGCACCCATAATAGAATCAAAGGTGGACTGACCGGTACCATATCTGTTATCAAATAAATATTTGGTATAGGCATCATTTACTGCCATAACTGGAAATTCAAGTGCATTATCTTTGGCCATGGCTTTTAATCGGTGAATTCCTGTGGTGGTTTCTTCACAAGCACCTTTTAATTTTTCAATAAGTTCCCTTCGCTCTCTATGGACCAAAAATATCATATCTGCCCCGTCATCAATAAGAATATCCGGCTGGTGGTCCAATACCCGGTGGATGTTTTGATAGTATTCTTCAGTATTTTCCCCTCTCCAACCATACATATTCAATCCCAAAGCAGCACCTGCTGCTGTGGCATCATCCTGGGTCGATAATGGGTTACATCCAGTCATGGCCACTTCTGCCCCTCCAGCTTGAAGTGTGAGGCCTAAATTTATAGTTTTAGGTTCTAAGTGTAAGCAAGAAGCAATAGTTATCCCTTCAAAAGGTCGGGTTTTTTCAAATTCTTTTTTAATA
This genomic interval carries:
- the cyaB gene encoding class IV adenylate cyclase, with the translated sequence MLEVEVKARIDDFEGIRKKLISMGAKNKGIQRQDDTYFNAPHRDFAKTDEALRIRKIPSDDGMKVYMTYKGSKMDDLSKTRLEVEVMVEDSIKTAKIFECLGFKGEKKVTKDREVYHLKDMIISLDTIHNLGQFIEIEKEIPEGDDYEKVRDEIFQIYEKLGVSEGFERKSYLELLDL
- a CDS encoding homocitrate synthase family protein, translating into MKYYVSPFNKEAKLKFPKNITIYDTTLRDGEQTPGVCLGTPEKLEIAKKLDELGIHQIEAGFPVVSQQEKNSVRSIVNENLDAEILVLSRTKKEDIDVAIDCGVDGVITFMGTSDLHLEHKLKLTREQALNVCMKSIEYAKDHGIFVAFSAEDATRTDLDFLKRIYKKAEEYGVDRIHIADTVGAINPQGMDFLIKELRSHLKTDIALHCHNDFGMALSNCISGLLAGANAISTTMNGIGERAGNTSLEEMVMALKIMYGVDLGFNIKVFYELSRLVEKHTKMVVPHNKPIVGRNVFRHESGIHVDAVIEEPLTYEPFLPELIGHHRRIVLGKHSGCRAVKAKLEACGIEVSKDELCKIVEEVKKSREEGRYINDKLFNQIVKTVRGPVDL
- the hacA gene encoding homoaconitase large subunit; the encoded protein is MNITEKILARAAGKKEVSPGEIIEADIDLAMTHDGTSPPTIKTFNKIAEKVWDPQKIVIVYDHNLPANNIGSAEFQRITRLFARDQNITNFYNHGEGICHHVLPEKGFVEPGKVIVGADSHTCTYGAFGAFATGMGATDMALVYATGKTWFMVPESYRLEINGSLNYHTTPKDVILKIIGDMGVDGATYKSVEFCGETIESMDVAGRMTICNMAVEMGAKNGIMEPNKPTLEFLNERISHKFQIYTSDRDYEYEKEYYLDVNSMEPQIACPHDVDNVKPLNNVKGTHIDQAFLGSCTNGRLEDLKQAADILKGKRVHDDVRMVVVPASAEIYNLAIQKGIISIFIESGAIVCNPGCGPCLGAHMGVLAPGEVSISTTNRNFKGRMGDPESEVYLANPAVVASSAIQGEISDPSDFIK
- a CDS encoding chorismate pyruvate-lyase family protein, with protein sequence MDVNVMDEVNRLEKIMGTLSNTQKILLSTDGSVTTILDVLTGGRVNIKTLTQEFIPADHKISRELAIPQGDTVNYRVVVIGHEDPLIHAISYIPLNRIDNDFKEDIIRADIPIGRILKKHQVESRREIKSVKLEEPSADLKTIFNTNSMMLTRTYNIIHNDEILIRIKETFPVTLFDK
- the fen gene encoding flap endonuclease-1, with the translated sequence MGVKFKDIISAEKIIIKDLDGKIVAIDAANSLYQFLSSIRQRDGTPLMDESGRVTSHLSGILYRTSALVEKGIKPAFIFDGVSHQLKGDTISKRIEVRRESEQKWKNALEKGEIEEARKFAVRSSRMSPEIVKSSKKLLNLMGIPFIQAISEGEAQASYMVQKGDAWAVASQDYDCLLFGAPRIVRNLTISGNLADPELLKLDNILKNLKISREQLIDVALLVGTDFNSGIKGIGAKKGIKIIKSNESLLNAIENLNLDLESDPHILRDIFLKPELKDDYELKWHAPDEEGVIDFLCGEHSFSEERVAGALKKLKNLDSTQKSLEDWF
- a CDS encoding IGHMBP2 family helicase, with the protein product MGKISIDNYIKQLINLVELEKKAEINAMLREIKYLSPLKREKVGRAINHLNGKITGKELGFNLVKYGRKSQFKTEINAGDLVLISKGDPAKSKLTGTVTEKGNRFIIVALEKVPRWALKEIRVDLYVNDITFRRMIENLEKLNLPTKKALQFFLNPIKSYSREVPESSKSLDIDKNLNASQKTAISMAMNSDDFFLIHGPFGTGKTRTLQEIIVQEIKRGHKVLATAESNTAVDNLVEGLGDDINSVRLGHPQRVSRKNIEKTLAYKVENHPQRSKIKEIEKEIEKIISKRDQNHKPSPGLKRGLSDTQIMLNAVKRRGIRGISPNVIISMARWIELNKKVDEYHLKLRKIESNIVADIIKKSEVVLCTNSSAALDYLKGIKFQVVVVDEASQSTIPSILIPISKARRFILAGDHRQLPPTILNPQCKPLEKTLFEELIRIYPEKSRMLNIQYRMNPVLMQFPNQEFYENEIKASKKVEKINMADLGLKNPEENTSVNKKFEDLIKKILSPQPLLFLDTCSLPHHQEKRSPGSTSIKNIIEADITIIIANIMIKSGIKSEAVGIISPYDNQVKLINPRTPAEVHTVDGFQGREKEIIIISLVRSNEKREIGFLKDLRRFNVSLTRAKRKLIILGDFSTLGSHPTYNRFREYLQEHDFYENARDLIHINNKK
- a CDS encoding DUF2119 domain-containing protein; protein product: MSFFRLIDKGEGPVRLFVGGVHGREGLTTIHALKKIQSSDVKKGKLIIYNCDATKYISTLDKGYYHTPLGKYIVELIHHYKPEVYVEPHCYRPDSYNRLTDLQRQKRIGVPPLIELEKRVLIGSVSPHIRTSLFKREDVCLTLEMPCIHKENNYMDLEPAPHPDLSLELYTKLLKTLAASSTRKNLEKKMSKKYPLQVEKAREYARAFFGEYPPF
- the ahcY gene encoding adenosylhomocysteinase, which encodes MPYEVKDMSLAPQGKKKIKWVQNHMPVLEHIKKEFEKTRPFEGITIASCLHLEPKTINLGLTLQAGGAEVAMTGCNPLSTQDDATAAGAALGLNMYGWRGENTEEYYQNIHRVLDHQPDILIDDGADMIFLVHRERRELIEKLKGACEETTTGIHRLKAMAKDNALEFPVMAVNDAYTKYLFDNRYGTGQSTFDSIMGATNMLIAGKTAVVCGYGWCGRGIAMRASGLGANVIVTEIDPIRALEAKMDGFRVMKVLEAVKHANILITATGNIDVVSGEDFQNMKDGCIMANSGHFNVEINRDHLVEICQSHTKVKEDIEEFLMKDGRRFYLMAEGRLVNLATEKAQGHPAEIMDLSFSMQALSAKYLLDEKVDPGVLRAPDEIDFHIAQLKLKAMGLEIDELSSRQIEYLNNWDEGT